The following coding sequences lie in one Lolium perenne isolate Kyuss_39 chromosome 2, Kyuss_2.0, whole genome shotgun sequence genomic window:
- the LOC127330501 gene encoding heavy metal-associated isoprenylated plant protein 16, which translates to MKQKIVIRVSMSCDKSRSKAMSMAARTAGVTSMGITGDARDQLEVVGDGVDPVCLVSCLRKKLGVAHIVKVEEVKDPKPEEKKEDPKPPVPVVCPPPPPCYPGPGYYHHPYPSQMVVCDEPSNCAIM; encoded by the exons ATGAAG CAAAAGATTGTCATCAGGGTGAGCATGTCGTGCGACAAGAGCCGGTCGAAAGCCATGTCGATGGCGGCGAGAACAGCCGGGGTGACCTCGATGGGGATCacgggcgacgcgagggaccagCTGGAGGTGGTCGGCGACGGCGTCGACCCCGTGTGCCTCGTTAGCTGCCTCCGCAAGAAGCTCGGCGTCGCCCACATCGTGAAGGTGGAGGAGGTGAAGGACCCGAAGccggaggagaagaaggaggatcCCAAGCCGCCGGTGCCCGTagtgtgcccgccgccgccgccctgctaCCCCGGTCCCGGCTATTACCACCACCCGTACCCGTCGCAGATGGTGGTCTGCGATGAGCCCAGCAACTGCGCCATCATGTGA